In Cotesia glomerata isolate CgM1 linkage group LG3, MPM_Cglom_v2.3, whole genome shotgun sequence, one genomic interval encodes:
- the LOC123261284 gene encoding uncharacterized protein LOC123261284 → MRYSAVQEDGYGVGLRQDIQPNNNNNNISNNNVDDSMMAATGEVEPVGESTADECSMVYNLPLLFANGYPTSLEKITLPQLEKFITFMTRCSLGNNTTQVFNKPAWWPTEVEFSIPLVRPKKSGDSWMRCLRRVVLQCYSFHQSEYLLRFCTYLAQYPQAKLYYVNNWDSTTSLYHKSTGKLLATFRNENMDYDKVIEPHRKSLLPINNANSNSQAKHKKTQQRNHRQSPSSLVRIQPQMEEIYLCDNCDAEFLDLKQMKDHEKSCGETVKTVHQETSTCWRPITPEVEAEPDLTQNQFMEYFHLSTPNQQPPKTTTDPSSIPAINIETEPSRSSRRMKPSANLCRSSTIPFSSPAGLALVKKSKGMNEATKRDRVDRIEWHLSAPALTKTNRPKWFGKFSSSGRWVVTYKPNTSKENPPTDDYVHQYTFGAVRRKPSLDVRSQILYIACGSPFVKLNRLTDEQLQDLKEHPWKYQPPIRKIRHRIRPRLIMRISGKSTGQKRQYSSRLTEVMPIIEQEPEINQIKTGSLKRGYTPNFRSRPSVVPISRIPSSTPTIKEPFKKTIVIVDLCSSDEEEIPSNCVILSDENRDPLNSTFENVRMSNSFSKNLGLQPMNDRLRDSILTDDNDKSCNKRLANGVIDAFSPILKPTP, encoded by the exons ATGAGGTACTCTGCAGTGCAAGAAGATGGCTATGGAGTTGGATTAAGGCAGGATATACAGccaaataacaacaacaacaatattagtaataataatgtagaTGATAGTATGATGGCAGCCACTGGTGAAGTTGAACCAGTCGGCGAGAGTACTGCAGATGAATGTTCTATGGTTTATAATCTGCCTTTACTTTTCGCAAATGGCTACCCTACttcattagaaaaaataacattg CCACAGCTGGAGAAGTTCATTACCTTTATGACAAGATGTTCATTGGGTAATAATACCACTCAGGTATTCAATAAACCTGCGTGGTGGCCAACAGAAGTGGAATTTTCAATTCCCTTAGTGCGACCTAAGAAATCTGGAGAT AGTTGGATGCGATGTTTAAGAAGAGTTGTATTACAATGTTATTCTTTCCATCAAAGCGAATACTTGCTTCGTTTTTGCACATATCTCGCGCAATATCCGCAAGCGAAGCTTTACTATGTCAACAACTGGGACTCGACGACCAGTCTCTACCACAAGAGTACTGGCAAGTTGTTGGCGACATTCCGAAATGAGAATATG gaCTATGATAAAGTTATTGAACCACATAGGAAATCGTTGCTACCAATAAACAATGCCAATTCCAACTCTCAAGCGAAACATAAAAAGACGCAGCAGAGGAACCACCGTCAATCGCCGTCCTCCCTGGTTCGCATCCAGCCACAAATGGAAGAGATCTATTTGTGTGACAATTGTGACGCAGAGTTCCTGGATTTAAAACAGATGAAG GATCATGAAAAATCATGTGGGGAGACAGTTAAGACAGTACACCAGGAAACCAGTACCTGCTGGCGGCCAATAACTCCTGAAGTTGAAGCTGAACCTGACTTAACTCAGAATCAATTTATGGAGTACTTTCATTTATCAACACCCAATCAACAACCACCAAAAACAACCACCGATCCATCATCGATTCCAGCCATAAATATCGAGACTGAGCCATCTAGAAGTTCACGGCGTATGAAACCATCCGCCAACCTGTGTCGTTCATCAACGATTCCTTTTTCCTCGCCAGCGGGTCTAGCTTTGGTTAAAAAATCCAAAGGAATGAATGAGGCTACTAAACGTGATCGTGTTGATAGGATAGAGTGGCACTTGAGTGCCCCAGCACTCACTAAAACTAATAGACCTAAGTGGTTTGGTAAATTTTCGTCATCTGGTAGGTGGGTTGTTACTTATAAACCCAATACCAGTAAAGAAAATCCACCAACTGATGATTATGTTCATCAGTATACATTTGGCGCAGTTAGACGTAAGCCTT CACTGGATGTACGTTCGCAAATTCTTTACATAGCCTGTGGTTCTCCATTTGTTAAGTTGAATCGACTTACTGATGAACAACTCCAAGATTTAAAGGAACATCCGTGGAAATACCAACCTCCGATACGGAAAATTCGACATAGAATACGACCACGATTAATAATGAGAATAAGTGGAAAGTCGACTGGACAAAAACGACAATACTCGAGTAGATTAACAGAAGTAATGCCAATTATAGAACAAGAACCggaaataaatcaaataaaaacaGGGAGTCTAAAGCGTGGATATACACCTAATTTCCGTTCACGGCCGTCAGTGGTGCCAATTTCAAGGATTCCATCATCGACGCCAACGATAAAAGAGCCGTTTAAAAAGACGATAGTCATAGTGGATCTTTGCTCTTCAGATGAAGAAGAAATTCCCAGTAATTGTGTGATATTGTCAGATGAAAATCGTGACCCGCTTAACAGTACATTTGAAAATGTTCGTATGAGTAATAGTTTTAGTAAAAATCTCGGTTTACAACCGATGAACGATAGATTGCGAGATAGTATTCTCACTGACGACAACGACAAAAGCTGTAATAAACGCCTGGCTAATGGTGTAATCGATGCTTTTTCACCGATTCTAAAACCAACACCTTGA
- the LOC123261286 gene encoding TAR DNA-binding protein 43-like isoform X3, translated as MSSYIQVAEDEGEEPIELPTEDDSTLLLTTLSAQFPGTCGLKYRNPESRTMRGVRLVDGRLHAPENGWGKAVYFCVFPKENKRKSDDNLENSTAKTKRMETKLRCTDLIVLGLPWKTTEQNLREYFETFGEVLMAQVKKDPKSGQSKGFGFIRFGSYESQLRCLAQRHMIDGRWCDVKVPNSKEGMIQQVPCKVFVGRCTEDLTADDLRDYFSKFGEVTDVFIPKPFRAFSFVTFLDPEVAQSLCGEDHIIKGVSVHVSNAAPKSEGNNRNFNNQMNSNMRGRGMGGPIDNNMQGNYQGNRYMGHSGNNMGPNGWNNPGNRGGMSNPLAMGGINLSALPVNPALVAAAINQASWGLIGNLQSQGNDQGYSNQPGPPGQPPSGNNSIGNSGNSGFLSWMNQGGGGDANTGNPGSGGPGGPNNPNASQGTWQNHPGQRDGKTNTFLKYE; from the exons ATGTCATCGTATATCCAGGTTGCTGAGGACGAGGGTGAAGAACCGATAGAACTCCCAACGGAGGATGATTCAACATTATTGTTAACGACTCTCTCAGCGCAATTTCCCGGTACGTGCGGTCTCAAATACCGCAATCCAGAATCACGTACAATGCGGGGCGTGCGTCTCGTTGATGGTCGTCTTCATGCGCCGGAAAATGGCTGGGGCAAAGCTGTCTATTTTTGCGTGTTTCCAAAAG aaaacAAACGTAAATCAGATGAcaatttggaaaattcaaCTGCCAAGACCAAGAGAATGGAAACAAAATTACGATGCACTGACCTTATTGTACTTGGATTACCGTGGAAAACAACTGAGCAAAATTTACGGGAATACTTTGAGACATTTGGCGAGGTTTTGATGGCCCAG GTGAAAAAAGATCCTAAGTCAGGTCAGAGCAAAGGATTTGGATTTATAAGATTTGGAAGTTATGAATCACAATTACGGTGTCTTGCTCAACGGCACATGATTGATGGTAGATGGTGTGACGTCAAGGTTCCTAATAGCAAG GAGGGAATGATTCAACAAGTACCGTGCAAGGTATTCGTGGGACGCTGTACTGAAGATTTAACAGCCGACGATCTACGTGACTACTTTTCAAAGTTTGGTGAAGTTACGGATGTGTTCATTCCAAAGCCATTTCGTGCATTCTCGTTCGTAACCTTCCTAGATCCCGAGGTAGCCCAGTCACTGTGTGGTGAAGACCACATAATAAAGGGCGTATCGGTACACGTGTCCAATGCAGCGCCTAAATCCGAGGGTAACAATCGTAACTTTAACAATCAGATGAACTCAAATATGCGTGGACGAGGTATGGGTGGTCCAATAGACAACAACATGCAGGGAAACTACCAAGGAAATCGTTACATGGGTCACTCTGGGAACAATATGGGCCCAAACGGATGGAATAATCCCGGTAATAGAG GTGGTATGTCGAACCCCTTGGCAATGGGTGGCATAAACCTCTCAGCACTGCCTGTCAATCCGGCTCTCGTTGCAGCAGCGATTAATCAAGCTTCATGGGGACTCATTGGTAATCTCCAGAGCCAGGGTAACGATCAAGGATACTCCAACCAACCTGGACCACCTGGACAACCACCATCTGGCAACAATAGTATCGGAAATAGTGGTAACTCGGGATTTCTCAGCTGGATGAATCAGGGCGGCGGCGGTGATGCCAACACTGGTAATCCGGGTTCTGGTGGACCTGGTGGTCCCAATAATCCAAACGCTTCGCAGGGTACATGGCAAAATCATCCAGGTCAGCGTGATGGTAAAACGAATACATTTCTTAAGTACGAGTAA
- the LOC123261286 gene encoding uncharacterized protein LOC123261286 isoform X1, with protein MSSYIQVAEDEGEEPIELPTEDDSTLLLTTLSAQFPGTCGLKYRNPESRTMRGVRLVDGRLHAPENGWGKAVYFCVFPKENKRKSDDNLENSTAKTKRMETKLRCTDLIVLGLPWKTTEQNLREYFETFGEVLMAQVKKDPKSGQSKGFGFIRFGSYESQLRCLAQRHMIDGRWCDVKVPNSKNIDGLILARQFEPGKHNEYYRPIPVHTPSSRRLPVVKQFMNANSDPSPRYDQDYDFKTTHYPSYPPNYPYDENNKFKYDHHQPQHQQQSMPPHQPSAQQPGHPSYGNYDKQAYPGYDEGAYDSRGSGGGFMTSHVPPQAPPPPGTNFPHDTDYSRYPNYDGRPSAYPGGPESAEYAEKSRYAYGGGYDRNYYDSADTRYLPDGTRQDLRYSDGRHDMRSITDGRGEPIMDGREPDRRYSDGRGGSGIGNAGGTGDDDLRFDGRDGDNRYMEGRVDGRYSESGRYSVKENYYDRYYKHRPAREHHASESSRY; from the exons ATGTCATCGTATATCCAGGTTGCTGAGGACGAGGGTGAAGAACCGATAGAACTCCCAACGGAGGATGATTCAACATTATTGTTAACGACTCTCTCAGCGCAATTTCCCGGTACGTGCGGTCTCAAATACCGCAATCCAGAATCACGTACAATGCGGGGCGTGCGTCTCGTTGATGGTCGTCTTCATGCGCCGGAAAATGGCTGGGGCAAAGCTGTCTATTTTTGCGTGTTTCCAAAAG aaaacAAACGTAAATCAGATGAcaatttggaaaattcaaCTGCCAAGACCAAGAGAATGGAAACAAAATTACGATGCACTGACCTTATTGTACTTGGATTACCGTGGAAAACAACTGAGCAAAATTTACGGGAATACTTTGAGACATTTGGCGAGGTTTTGATGGCCCAG GTGAAAAAAGATCCTAAGTCAGGTCAGAGCAAAGGATTTGGATTTATAAGATTTGGAAGTTATGAATCACAATTACGGTGTCTTGCTCAACGGCACATGATTGATGGTAGATGGTGTGACGTCAAGGTTCCTAATAGCAAG AATATTGATGGCTTAATACTGGCCCGACAGTTTGAACCGGGTAAACACAATGAATATTACCGTCCGATACCGGTTCACACGCCAAGTAGCCGGCGTCTGCCAGTGGTCAAACAGTTTATGAATGCAAACTCAGATCCATCACCGCGTTACGATCAAGATTACGATTTCAAAACAACCCATTACCCCTCGTATCCACCGAATTACCCATACGACGAGAACAATAAATTCAAGTATGATCATCATCAACCGCAGCATCAGCAGCAATCGATGCCACCGCATCAGCCGTCCGCCCAGCAACCAGGCCATCCGAGTTACGGAAATTACGACAAGCAAGCTTATCCAGGCTACGACGAGGGTGCTTATGATTCTCGTGGTAGTGGAGGTGGATTCATGACATCTCACGTACCGCCACAAGCACCACCACCACCTGGTACTAATTTCCCTCACGATACTGACTACTCTAGGTATCCAAACTACGACGGACGTCCATCAGCATACCCAGGTGGACCTGAGAGCGCTGAATACGCTGAAAAATCACGCTACGCATACGGGGGTGGATACGATAGAAATTACTACGATTCTGCGGACACCCGGTATTTGCCTGACGGCACTCGTCAGGATCTACGGTACTCTGATGGACGTCACGACATGAGAAGTATCACTGACGGACGTGGGGAACCTATTATGGACGGTAGAGAACCTGACAGACGATACTCGGATGGTCGAGGTGGCAGCGGTATCGGTAATGCTGGTGGTACCGGGGATGATGACTTAAGATTTGACGGACGTGATGGAGACAATAGGTACATGGAGGGTAGAGTTGACGGAAGATACTCCGAATCCGGAAGATATTCCGTCAAGGAAAATTATTACGATCGCTACTACAAGCATCGACCGGCGAGAGAACATCATGCGTCTGAAAGCTCGAGATATTGA
- the LOC123261286 gene encoding TAR DNA-binding protein 43-like isoform X2 has translation MSSYIQVAEDEGEEPIELPTEDDSTLLLTTLSAQFPGTCGLKYRNPESRTMRGVRLVDGRLHAPENGWGKAVYFCVFPKENKRKSDDNLENSTAKTKRMETKLRCTDLIVLGLPWKTTEQNLREYFETFGEVLMAQVKKDPKSGQSKGFGFIRFGSYESQLRCLAQRHMIDGRWCDVKVPNSKEGMIQQVPCKVFVGRCTEDLTADDLRDYFSKFGEVTDVFIPKPFRAFSFVTFLDPEVAQSLCGEDHIIKGVSVHVSNAAPKSEGNNRNFNNQMNSNMRGRGMGGPIDNNMQGNYQGNRYMGHSGNNMGPNGWNNPGNRGNLDMPNLQALGITGQNNGGGGGGGMSNPLAMGGINLSALPVNPALVAAAINQASWGLIGNLQSQGNDQGYSNQPGPPGQPPSGNNSIGNSGNSGFLSWMNQGGGGDANTGNPGSGGPGGPNNPNASQGTWQNHPGQRDGKTNTFLKYE, from the exons ATGTCATCGTATATCCAGGTTGCTGAGGACGAGGGTGAAGAACCGATAGAACTCCCAACGGAGGATGATTCAACATTATTGTTAACGACTCTCTCAGCGCAATTTCCCGGTACGTGCGGTCTCAAATACCGCAATCCAGAATCACGTACAATGCGGGGCGTGCGTCTCGTTGATGGTCGTCTTCATGCGCCGGAAAATGGCTGGGGCAAAGCTGTCTATTTTTGCGTGTTTCCAAAAG aaaacAAACGTAAATCAGATGAcaatttggaaaattcaaCTGCCAAGACCAAGAGAATGGAAACAAAATTACGATGCACTGACCTTATTGTACTTGGATTACCGTGGAAAACAACTGAGCAAAATTTACGGGAATACTTTGAGACATTTGGCGAGGTTTTGATGGCCCAG GTGAAAAAAGATCCTAAGTCAGGTCAGAGCAAAGGATTTGGATTTATAAGATTTGGAAGTTATGAATCACAATTACGGTGTCTTGCTCAACGGCACATGATTGATGGTAGATGGTGTGACGTCAAGGTTCCTAATAGCAAG GAGGGAATGATTCAACAAGTACCGTGCAAGGTATTCGTGGGACGCTGTACTGAAGATTTAACAGCCGACGATCTACGTGACTACTTTTCAAAGTTTGGTGAAGTTACGGATGTGTTCATTCCAAAGCCATTTCGTGCATTCTCGTTCGTAACCTTCCTAGATCCCGAGGTAGCCCAGTCACTGTGTGGTGAAGACCACATAATAAAGGGCGTATCGGTACACGTGTCCAATGCAGCGCCTAAATCCGAGGGTAACAATCGTAACTTTAACAATCAGATGAACTCAAATATGCGTGGACGAGGTATGGGTGGTCCAATAGACAACAACATGCAGGGAAACTACCAAGGAAATCGTTACATGGGTCACTCTGGGAACAATATGGGCCCAAACGGATGGAATAATCCCGGTAATAGAGGTAATTTGGATATGCCTAATCTACAAGCTTTGGGAATCACTGGACAGAATAATGGAGGTGGCGGTGGAGGTGGTATGTCGAACCCCTTGGCAATGGGTGGCATAAACCTCTCAGCACTGCCTGTCAATCCGGCTCTCGTTGCAGCAGCGATTAATCAAGCTTCATGGGGACTCATTGGTAATCTCCAGAGCCAGGGTAACGATCAAGGATACTCCAACCAACCTGGACCACCTGGACAACCACCATCTGGCAACAATAGTATCGGAAATAGTGGTAACTCGGGATTTCTCAGCTGGATGAATCAGGGCGGCGGCGGTGATGCCAACACTGGTAATCCGGGTTCTGGTGGACCTGGTGGTCCCAATAATCCAAACGCTTCGCAGGGTACATGGCAAAATCATCCAGGTCAGCGTGATGGTAAAACGAATACATTTCTTAAGTACGAGTAA
- the LOC123261767 gene encoding GPI transamidase component PIG-T: MIRSLLLIIGVYLLKNTSAFSNNYYNDSFDEELFIKPLPSGHVYAYFQFTTLWHIPKDPDYLHHSHLFPRGLAVLIARHNVDELHISLTSGLWKYQKWGYPVYDAGSGAEIWAWFNENVQNVNEAWKGLTNALSGLLCASLNFVDPSNSLSPEFSFRPTGVHEKSLNSSHLRYSSLPREIVCTENLTPFKKLLPCDSKKGLATLLNSAYIHNTNYHSIGIHFRTVCRNPSCTLSSLELRQTISLVYDAMADENQDWSLRKLFGMGLQGVCPLATLSNIYIDTGTNQTVHTYQLSPPPTATILSLRGGQQDKIAVYDNRVHTSKGIFNIAAVHKKLRTNFINYPSILSANRYIIGYGQEKGSLVTKLFNNHWQSIDIILLENIPWYLSVYLHTMKITQGNEVIKPLLLRYLPGRERQQPYYLELIIRLPPHSITKFSVEMEYLFLKWQEYPPDANHGFYMGPAIITALLPIARNYTGLPIDGSTITSSFNASRNGYLVQLRTETILISLPTPDFSMPYNVICLACTAVALAFGPLHNISTKRLVLKENTKEGWKDKITKAIKSFFSKRKSEEKEKEE; the protein is encoded by the exons atgatacgaagcttattattaataattggagtttatttattgaaaaacacATCGGCTTTTAGTAATAACTATTACAATGATTCATTTGATGAAGAATTGTTTATAAAACCACTGCCAAGTGGTCATGTGTACGCTTATTTCCAATTTACAACTCTATGGCATATACCAAAAGACCCAGACTATC tcCATCATTCACATTTGTTTCCAAGAGGTCTAGCAGTGTTGATAGCACGACACAATGTTGATGAATTGCATATAAGTTTGACTTCTGGACTGTGGAAGTATCAAAAATGGGGATATCCAGTTTACGATGCTGGTTCTGGTGCTGAAATATGGGCTTGGTTCAATGAAAATGTTCAAaa TGTTAATGAAGCTTGGAAAGGCCTAACAAACGCATTGTCAGGATTATTATGTGCTTCACTTAACTTTGTTGACCCATCAAATAGTTTGTCACCAGAATTCAGTTTCAGACCGACTGGCGTACATGAAAAATCACTTAATTCTAGTCACTTGAGATATTCATCGCTACCTCGTGAAATAGTTTGTACTGAAAATCTGACACCATTTAAAAAACTCTTGCCCTGTGATTCTAAg AAAGGTCTGGCGACGTTATTGAACTCAGCATACATCCACAATACAAACTACCATTCAATAGGTATTCATTTTCGTACCGTCTGTCGTAATCCATCATGCACGTTGTCATCTTTAGAGCTACGTCAAACAATCTCCCTAGTCTACGACGCGATGGCCGACGAAAATCAAGATTGGTCGCTGAGAAAACTTTTTGGCATGGGTCTCCAGGGGGTTTGTCCTCTAGCAACTTtaagtaatatttacatagatACAGGTACTAATCAAACTGTACATACTTATCAATTGTCACCTCCACCCACTGCCACGATACTTAGTCTTCGAGGTGGACAGCAAGATAAAATAGCCGTCTACGATAACAGAGTTCATACTTCCAagggaatttttaatatcgccgctgtacataaaaaattacgaactaattttattaactatccGTCAATATTATCTGCTAATAGATATATTATTg ggtATGGTCAAGAAAAAGGTAGTCTtgtcacaaaattatttaataatcattggcaatctattgatataattttacttgaaaatattCCGTGGTATTTATCTGTTTATTTACatacaatgaaaattactCAAGGCAACGAAGTTATTAAACCTc tacttCTTCGATATTTACCTGGTCGAGAACGTCAACAGCCATATTACTTAGAACTAATAATCCGATTGCCACCTCATTcgataacaaaattttcagtAGAAATGGagtatctatttttaaaatggcaAGAATATCCGCCGGACGCTAATCATGGTTTTTATATGGGCCCAGCAATAATTACGGCATTGTTACCAATTGCGCGAAACTATACAGGATTACCTATCGATGGAAGTACGATTACATCGAG CTTCAATGCATCACGAAATGGTTATTTAGTTCAATTGAGGACagaaacaatattaattaGCTTACCAACTCCGGATTTCAGTATGCCTTACAATGTAATTTGTTTAGCGTGTACCGCTGTTGCACTGGCATTCGGTCCACTGCACAATATTTCAACCAAGAGACTAGttttgaaagaaaatactAAAGAGGGATGGAAAGATAAAATTACCAAAGCAATTAAATCTTTCTTCTCAAAACGTAAATctgaagaaaaagaaaaagaagaataa
- the LOC123261770 gene encoding protein seele has translation MRLNIFMVILLFFVVAINAQYDFDTSEVHADELKCVVCRATVKEIENALAQIDPSRQIEVGSRIDVHGNMVNKKVPIIESETHFSEILENVCAKLDDYVRGRYKSNKKLTILNLISPSGGMNPDVGKVNIVQDSDLNKSLRFTCEEIIDDNEDYITSIFKKGSSDTVNHICTRSLSLCEDLDTDDKDGDDYEDAKDEL, from the exons AtgcgtttaaatatttttatggtaattttgttattttttgttgTGGCGATAAATGCACAATATGACTTTGACACGAGTGAAGTACATGCTGATGAATTAAAATGCGTTG ttTGTAGAGCGACTGTCAAAGAAATAGAAAATGCCTTGGCTCAAATAGATCCTTCTCGTCAAATTGAAGTAGGAAGTCGTATAGATGTGCATGGAAATATGGTTAACAAGaag gtACCAATAATAGAATCTGAAACTCACTTTTCTGAAATATTAGAAAATGTATGTGCTAAATTAGATGACTATGTACGTGGCAGATacaaatctaataaaaaactCACGATACTTAATTTGATTTCACCTTCTGGTGGTATGAATCCTGATGTGGGTAAAGTTAATATTGTCCAGGATAGTGATCTTAATAAAAGTCTGCGTTTTACT tgtgaagaaataattgatgaCAATGAAGATTATATCACAAGTATTTTCAAAAAGGGCAGTTCTGATACTGTCAATCACATATGTACAAGATCGTTGAGTCTCTGTGAAGATTTAGATACTGATGACAAAGATGGCGATGATTATGAAGATGCTAAAGatgaactttaa